Proteins found in one Paenibacillus sp. FSL R10-2782 genomic segment:
- a CDS encoding MFS transporter — protein MTGLKQVLRNKNYVRLFLATFASQMGGIIGVTAFMFYLLKRFTNQPYYATLAELMYSLPMLAVFLVVGVLADRMDRQKIAVNCDWISAFLSLCLLIFVWVDSIPLIFGCLFIRSAASKFFFPAESAIIQGILNKEDYTIAAGLNQMMGSLFMLFGGTLGAVVYWHFGITGAILIDAVSFIVSALLIRSCKIPKEVRLPNGAHQFKQLKFKLVMHDFKQGFLYILRNKLLIWLVSGFFMFGILNGGFSVLPMFILKYKLAPGNYEQYMVWAGIIFGAGVLLGTLIASLISAKLKLHQMIAAGVLVAGIGICTLGFVNHLYVFLIINFAIALVLPFINIGIGGWLPCIVDPQMMGRVQGLINPLMMLSQSLTLGFIAVSFPSFISIEVLFLLVGVCTVIVGIYYTIVLPRYADYGTSSKALQESL, from the coding sequence GTGACTGGATTAAAACAAGTACTCAGAAACAAGAATTATGTCAGGCTTTTCCTGGCAACGTTCGCCTCACAAATGGGAGGAATTATTGGGGTTACTGCATTCATGTTTTATTTGTTGAAACGGTTTACGAATCAGCCATACTATGCAACGCTTGCCGAGTTAATGTATTCGCTCCCGATGCTGGCAGTATTCCTCGTGGTTGGAGTGCTGGCAGATCGGATGGACCGACAAAAAATTGCTGTTAATTGTGACTGGATCAGCGCTTTTTTATCCTTATGCTTGCTTATTTTTGTTTGGGTTGATTCGATTCCTTTGATATTTGGCTGCCTCTTCATCCGTAGTGCTGCTTCCAAATTTTTTTTCCCAGCCGAAAGTGCCATTATACAGGGAATATTAAACAAAGAGGATTACACCATTGCAGCAGGCCTCAATCAAATGATGGGGAGTCTGTTCATGTTGTTTGGAGGAACTCTGGGGGCCGTCGTTTACTGGCATTTTGGAATTACTGGAGCCATCCTCATTGATGCTGTTTCTTTTATTGTGTCTGCGCTGCTTATTCGTTCCTGCAAAATTCCAAAGGAAGTACGCCTTCCGAACGGGGCACATCAATTTAAACAATTAAAATTCAAACTGGTCATGCACGACTTTAAACAAGGGTTTCTTTACATATTACGCAACAAACTATTGATTTGGTTGGTTTCAGGATTTTTTATGTTCGGTATTTTAAATGGTGGATTTAGCGTTTTACCGATGTTTATTCTTAAATATAAGCTAGCTCCAGGCAACTATGAGCAGTATATGGTATGGGCAGGTATTATTTTTGGAGCTGGTGTGTTGCTTGGCACCTTAATCGCTTCTCTTATCTCCGCCAAGCTAAAGTTACACCAAATGATTGCAGCGGGAGTTCTGGTAGCCGGAATTGGTATATGCACACTTGGATTTGTTAATCACCTCTATGTATTTTTGATTATCAACTTCGCCATTGCACTGGTACTTCCGTTCATCAATATTGGCATAGGAGGATGGCTGCCTTGTATTGTAGATCCTCAAATGATGGGACGTGTGCAAGGTTTAATTAATCCGTTAATGATGCTGTCCCAGTCTCTTACATTAGGTTTCATTGCTGTAAGCTTTCCTTCATTTATTTCAATTGAAGTCTTGTTTTTATTAGTTGGGGTCTGTACCGTTATTGTAGGAATATACTACACTATTGTGCTCCCTCGTTATGCTGATTACGGCACTTCTTCTAAAGCCCTTCAGGAATCTTTATAG
- a CDS encoding ABC transporter ATP-binding protein translates to MLRRFLEYYRPYRSLFLLDFSCAVFAALLELGFPLAVNYVVDDLLPQNNLELILWACAGLLAIYAVNTVMQYIINYWGHMLGVNIETAMRRKLFEHMQKMSFRFFDNNKTGSLMSRITNDLMEIGEMAHHGPEDLFIAIMTLIGAFVLMSSIHWKLALLIFAVIPVLIWLSIYFNKKMTKAFDTMYTSMGDFNARVENTIGGIRVVQAFGNEQFEKVRFDKDNNRFRGAKLMAYKIMSNGLSMSYMLTRMVTLFVLIFGAYYVIRGELSYGQFIGFILLSNVFFRPIDKINAIIESYPKGIAGFKRYTDLLDTNPDVADAPDARAVEHLRGDIRYSDISFGYEGKDKVLKGIDLNIQAGETVAFVGPSGAGKTTICSLLPRFYDVEGGAITIDGMDIRSMTLISLRRQIGIVQQDVFLFSGTIRENIVYGKLDAKEDEIWEAALRAQLHDFIRSQPEGMDTVIGERGVKLSGGQKQRLAIARMFLKNPPILILDEATSALDTETEAAIQQSLAELSAGRTTLVIAHRLATIKNANRIIVVTEKGITEQGRHEELVAAGGVYSRLHTAQFGS, encoded by the coding sequence ATGCTACGTCGTTTTTTGGAATATTATCGACCGTATCGGTCTTTATTTCTTTTGGATTTTTCGTGCGCGGTCTTTGCTGCGTTGCTGGAGCTAGGATTTCCACTCGCCGTGAATTATGTAGTGGACGACTTATTGCCGCAAAATAACTTAGAGCTGATTCTGTGGGCCTGCGCGGGCTTGCTGGCGATCTATGCGGTAAACACGGTGATGCAGTACATCATTAACTATTGGGGCCATATGCTGGGCGTTAATATTGAAACGGCGATGCGGCGGAAGCTGTTTGAGCATATGCAAAAAATGTCCTTCCGATTTTTTGATAACAACAAGACAGGCAGTCTGATGTCACGGATTACGAATGATTTGATGGAGATTGGCGAAATGGCCCATCACGGGCCGGAGGACTTGTTCATTGCGATTATGACGCTGATTGGGGCATTTGTGCTGATGAGCTCGATTCACTGGAAGCTCGCGCTGCTGATTTTTGCAGTGATTCCGGTGCTGATCTGGTTGTCCATTTATTTTAACAAAAAGATGACCAAGGCCTTCGACACGATGTATACGAGCATGGGAGATTTTAATGCCCGCGTGGAAAATACGATTGGCGGTATCCGTGTAGTGCAAGCCTTTGGTAACGAGCAATTTGAAAAGGTGCGCTTTGACAAGGACAACAACCGTTTTCGGGGTGCAAAGCTGATGGCTTATAAAATCATGTCCAACGGACTGTCGATGAGCTATATGCTGACCCGCATGGTTACGCTGTTTGTGCTGATTTTTGGAGCATATTATGTCATTCGTGGAGAATTGTCGTATGGACAGTTTATCGGATTTATTTTGCTGTCTAATGTATTTTTCCGTCCGATAGATAAAATCAATGCAATTATCGAAAGCTATCCGAAAGGCATTGCAGGCTTCAAGCGCTATACAGATCTGCTGGATACCAACCCGGATGTGGCAGATGCACCGGATGCACGTGCAGTGGAGCATTTGAGAGGAGATATTCGCTATAGCGATATTTCCTTTGGATATGAAGGCAAGGACAAGGTACTCAAAGGAATTGATCTCAACATCCAGGCTGGAGAAACGGTTGCTTTTGTAGGTCCATCAGGGGCGGGGAAAACGACGATTTGCAGCTTGCTTCCCCGTTTTTACGATGTGGAGGGTGGTGCGATTACCATTGATGGTATGGATATCCGCAGTATGACGCTAATTTCACTACGCCGACAGATTGGAATTGTACAGCAGGATGTGTTCCTGTTCTCTGGCACTATTCGTGAAAATATAGTGTATGGCAAGCTGGATGCCAAGGAAGATGAAATATGGGAGGCTGCGCTGCGTGCGCAGCTACATGATTTTATCCGTTCTCAGCCAGAAGGAATGGATACGGTGATCGGTGAAAGGGGTGTGAAGCTGTCTGGAGGTCAAAAGCAGCGACTGGCGATTGCACGGATGTTTTTGAAAAATCCGCCGATTCTCATTTTGGATGAAGCGACTTCAGCGCTGGATACGGAGACAGAGGCTGCGATTCAGCAATCGCTGGCAGAATTGTCTGCCGGACGGACGACACTGGTCATTGCTCACCGACTGGCGACGATCAAAAATGCCAACCGTATTATCGTAGTGACGGAAAAAGGCATTACCGAGCAGGGAAGACATGAGGAGCTGGTTGCGGCGGGTGGAGTGTACAGTCGTCTGCACACTGCCCAATTCGGTTCCTGA
- a CDS encoding 2-oxoglutarate dehydrogenase E1 component: MTMEESSRQVPWQSYYGPNLGYVQDQYEKYVADPGTVDPAYRELFDQWGEPPQSEYSAASMIDYKLQGPPASAQGHLDSNTLQKAVTAGKMVWNIREYGHLAAQIDPLGLDAEQDTRLLDPASYGLTEQDLKAFPASLIWDNAPAGTLNGWEAIQRLRVAYTGPIAYEFSHIHNEEERRWLNSYAESGWSSKPLTTQERKALLGRLVEVEQFEEFLHKTFVGQKRFSIEGNDVLVPVLDEIIRLTTNAGASHVLMGMAHRGRLNVLAHVLGKPYSKIFSEFHHSPNKDLIPSEGSTGINYGWTGDVKYHLGANRFVKDGEAVQARLTLANNPSHLEYVNPVVQGFSRAAQEDRSEAGYPKLDVSKAATIIMHGDAAFPGEGIVAESLNFTNLRGFRNGGSVHIIVNNRLGFTTESVDSRSTRYASDLAKGYEIPIVHVNADNPEACIAAARMAGEYRNRFKKDFLIDLIGYRRYGHNESDDPETTQPLVYSKVKNHPTVSKLYAQKLIKQGIVEEAYNAGLIEKVQNRLKEAHEHVKNNPEEEPVIAPSKAKRGQDSVVRTAVELKKLRQINENLLKWPKSFQVYPKLDRILQRRKTALNDGEKVDWSLAETLALATILADGKPIRMTGQDAERATFAHRNLVLHEPETGNTHCPLHTLPEARASFSIHNSPLSEASVLGFEYGYNVYSPETLVIWEAQFGDFANCAQVIFDQFISAGRAKWRQKSSLVMLLPHGSEGQGPEHTSARLERFLQLSAQNNWTVANLSSASQYFHLLRRQAALSESEEARPLVMMSPKSLIRNNRVASPASEFSEGTFRPVLEQPGLGVRPDRVERIVLCSGKIAIDLEEALEKDKAEAEERLHIIRVEQLYPFPEEEIRNIFSRFQHVKEFVWAQEEPKNMGAWSYIEPRLRNVVPQGAEIRYAGRPDRSSPASGYQQVHSLEQQRIIQSALKQDSKNNITLGR; encoded by the coding sequence ATGACAATGGAAGAGAGCAGCAGACAGGTACCTTGGCAGAGTTATTATGGACCTAATTTAGGTTATGTGCAGGACCAGTATGAAAAGTATGTAGCGGACCCCGGAACAGTTGATCCGGCTTACCGCGAGCTGTTTGATCAATGGGGTGAGCCGCCGCAATCCGAATACTCGGCTGCTTCCATGATAGACTACAAATTGCAAGGCCCCCCGGCAAGCGCTCAGGGACATCTTGATTCGAACACATTACAGAAAGCGGTTACAGCCGGGAAAATGGTGTGGAACATCCGTGAATACGGACATTTGGCTGCACAAATAGACCCGCTGGGACTGGATGCCGAGCAGGATACACGCTTGCTTGATCCGGCATCCTACGGTTTAACTGAACAGGACCTAAAGGCTTTTCCGGCCTCTTTAATATGGGATAATGCTCCCGCTGGAACACTTAACGGCTGGGAAGCTATCCAACGCTTGCGTGTAGCATACACAGGCCCGATTGCCTATGAATTTAGTCACATTCATAACGAAGAGGAACGCCGCTGGCTGAACAGCTACGCTGAATCCGGCTGGTCCTCCAAACCACTCACCACACAGGAACGCAAGGCGTTGCTAGGCAGACTGGTAGAGGTGGAGCAGTTCGAAGAGTTTTTGCATAAAACGTTTGTCGGACAGAAACGTTTTTCCATCGAAGGTAATGATGTCCTTGTACCCGTACTCGACGAAATTATCCGTCTTACGACGAATGCAGGTGCAAGCCACGTGCTGATGGGGATGGCGCATCGTGGTCGTCTGAATGTGCTGGCCCACGTACTGGGCAAGCCTTACAGCAAAATTTTCTCTGAATTTCATCATTCTCCGAATAAGGATCTGATCCCGTCAGAAGGCTCGACAGGAATTAATTACGGCTGGACCGGAGATGTAAAATATCATCTGGGTGCCAATCGTTTTGTAAAGGATGGGGAAGCGGTACAGGCCCGTCTGACATTAGCGAATAACCCGAGTCATCTGGAATACGTGAACCCGGTCGTGCAGGGCTTTTCCCGCGCAGCGCAGGAGGATCGCAGTGAAGCAGGCTATCCGAAGCTGGATGTCAGCAAGGCAGCAACCATTATCATGCATGGCGATGCGGCTTTTCCGGGTGAAGGTATCGTGGCCGAATCACTCAATTTCACGAATTTGCGCGGTTTCCGTAATGGCGGCTCGGTTCATATTATTGTTAACAATCGTCTGGGCTTTACAACGGAAAGCGTGGACTCACGTTCGACCCGCTATGCAAGCGATCTGGCCAAAGGCTACGAAATTCCGATCGTACACGTGAACGCGGACAATCCCGAGGCGTGTATTGCAGCAGCTCGAATGGCAGGAGAATACCGCAACCGCTTCAAGAAGGATTTCCTGATTGATCTGATCGGTTATCGCCGTTATGGTCATAATGAATCCGATGATCCGGAAACAACGCAACCGCTGGTATACAGCAAGGTGAAAAACCATCCAACGGTTAGCAAATTGTACGCTCAAAAACTGATTAAGCAAGGAATCGTGGAAGAAGCGTATAATGCCGGACTTATCGAAAAGGTACAAAATCGGCTCAAGGAAGCACATGAGCATGTGAAGAATAACCCGGAAGAGGAGCCTGTAATTGCTCCTTCCAAGGCAAAACGGGGTCAGGATTCTGTGGTTCGTACGGCTGTAGAGTTGAAAAAGCTGCGCCAGATCAATGAAAACCTGCTGAAATGGCCGAAATCCTTCCAAGTATATCCGAAGCTGGATCGTATTTTACAGCGCAGAAAAACAGCTCTGAACGATGGCGAAAAGGTGGACTGGAGCTTGGCGGAAACGTTGGCTTTGGCTACAATTCTGGCCGATGGCAAACCAATTCGTATGACAGGTCAGGATGCGGAGCGGGCGACCTTTGCTCATCGTAACCTCGTGCTGCACGAGCCTGAAACGGGCAATACACATTGCCCTCTGCACACATTGCCGGAAGCACGCGCTTCGTTCAGTATTCATAACAGTCCGTTGTCTGAGGCGTCTGTCCTTGGCTTTGAATATGGCTATAACGTGTACTCTCCTGAAACGTTAGTGATTTGGGAGGCGCAATTCGGTGATTTTGCCAACTGTGCGCAGGTTATCTTTGACCAGTTCATTTCCGCTGGCCGAGCCAAATGGAGACAGAAATCCAGTCTGGTGATGCTGTTGCCACATGGTAGTGAAGGGCAAGGACCGGAGCATACAAGCGCACGTCTGGAGCGTTTCCTCCAACTGTCTGCACAAAATAACTGGACTGTCGCTAACTTGAGTAGTGCCTCGCAGTATTTCCATCTGCTGCGCCGTCAGGCTGCATTAAGCGAAAGTGAGGAAGCTCGTCCGCTTGTGATGATGTCGCCGAAAAGCCTCATTCGTAACAATCGTGTCGCTTCGCCTGCTTCCGAGTTCAGCGAAGGAACATTCCGTCCCGTGCTGGAGCAGCCTGGATTGGGTGTGCGCCCGGATCGTGTAGAGCGAATTGTACTGTGCAGTGGCAAGATTGCCATTGATTTGGAAGAAGCGTTGGAGAAGGACAAGGCTGAAGCGGAGGAACGTCTTCACATCATTCGCGTCGAGCAGTTGTATCCTTTCCCAGAAGAGGAAATTCGGAATATTTTCAGCCGCTTCCAGCATGTTAAGGAATTTGTATGGGCACAGGAAGAACCGAAAAACATGGGGGCCTGGAGTTACATTGAGCCTCGATTGCGGAATGTAGTGCCGCAAGGAGCGGAAATCCGCTATGCAGGCAGACCGGATCGTTCCAGCCCGGCGAGTGGTTATCAGCAAGTACACAGCCTAGAGCAGCAGCGAATTATTCAATCAGCATTGAAGCAGGATTCCAAAAACAATATTACACTGGGGAGGTAG
- the odhB gene encoding 2-oxoglutarate dehydrogenase complex dihydrolipoyllysine-residue succinyltransferase, with the protein MSDILVPAMGESITEGTISKWLVKEGDSVGQGDVLLELETDKVNLEISAEEAGVVQKILRQEGETVVIGEAVGLIGSGSGTGNAEPSSAVEAAATQAPEASAVATSPASTAGVGKSAAEQATQPIASNGDGNGQTASPSARKLARERGIDLEQVQGKDPLGRVFQEDVKTHANSAHASRTASPAPAAPAANKSAAASPSQTEYSKPVERQRMSRRRATIAKRLVEAQQTAAMLTTFNEVDMTAILDVRKRRKDKFKEKHDVGLGFMSFFTKAVVGALKRFPTVNAEINGDDIVLKKYYDIGIAVSAKEGLVVPVVRDADRLGFAEIEKSIAELAGKARSNSLSLADLQGGTFTITNGGIFGSLLSTPILNTPQVGILGMHKIQLRPIAIDEERMENRPMMYIALSYDHRIIDGSEAVRFLVTVKELLEDPESLLLEG; encoded by the coding sequence GTGAGCGATATTTTAGTGCCAGCAATGGGAGAATCCATCACGGAAGGAACAATCTCCAAATGGCTTGTGAAGGAAGGGGATTCCGTAGGACAGGGAGATGTTCTACTGGAACTGGAAACCGATAAGGTCAACCTGGAAATTAGCGCAGAAGAAGCGGGCGTAGTCCAGAAAATCCTTCGACAGGAAGGGGAAACGGTGGTTATCGGTGAAGCAGTTGGCTTGATCGGAAGCGGCAGTGGGACTGGTAACGCAGAACCATCCAGTGCCGTAGAAGCAGCAGCGACCCAAGCGCCAGAGGCATCGGCTGTAGCCACTTCGCCTGCTTCCACAGCAGGCGTTGGCAAGTCAGCAGCGGAACAGGCCACACAGCCTATTGCATCCAATGGTGACGGAAACGGTCAGACGGCATCTCCCTCTGCCCGGAAGCTGGCGCGTGAGCGCGGAATTGATCTGGAACAGGTACAGGGGAAGGACCCGCTCGGACGCGTATTCCAGGAGGACGTTAAAACGCATGCGAACAGCGCCCATGCTTCGCGTACTGCATCACCTGCACCTGCGGCTCCCGCTGCGAATAAGTCTGCTGCTGCGTCTCCGTCTCAGACAGAGTACAGCAAGCCGGTAGAACGTCAGCGCATGTCCCGCCGCAGAGCGACCATTGCCAAGCGTCTCGTTGAGGCACAGCAAACGGCAGCTATGCTTACGACCTTTAATGAAGTGGATATGACCGCCATCCTTGATGTTCGCAAACGCCGTAAAGATAAGTTCAAGGAGAAGCACGATGTAGGGCTGGGCTTTATGTCCTTCTTTACGAAGGCAGTGGTCGGTGCGCTCAAGCGTTTTCCTACTGTAAATGCGGAAATTAACGGCGATGATATCGTACTGAAAAAATACTATGATATCGGGATTGCCGTATCTGCGAAGGAAGGGCTGGTTGTACCCGTTGTACGGGATGCTGATCGTCTCGGCTTTGCCGAAATTGAAAAGAGTATTGCAGAACTGGCTGGTAAAGCACGTTCCAATTCGCTTTCATTGGCAGATCTGCAAGGTGGAACCTTTACCATTACCAACGGAGGTATTTTCGGTTCCCTGCTGTCTACGCCAATCCTGAATACACCGCAAGTAGGTATTTTGGGAATGCATAAAATCCAGCTTCGCCCGATTGCCATTGACGAGGAACGTATGGAAAATCGTCCGATGATGTATATCGCGTTGTCCTACGATCACCGGATTATTGATGGCAGCGAAGCGGTTCGCTTCCTGGTAACGGTCAAAGAATTGCTGGAAGATCCGGAATCGTTGTTGCTGGAAGGATAA
- a CDS encoding YfiT family bacillithiol transferase: MDHDLRYPIGPFVVPDTITEEQLVAWTHDIAELPSQLRQAVEGLDEQQLNTPYREGGWTVRQVVHHLADSHMNGYIRFKLALTEDTPTIKPYDEGRWAEIPDARELPLEPSLQLLEGLHERWVVVLRSLGDDQLHRTFIHPESGQTIRLERNIGIYAWHGKHHIAHITSLRERNAW; encoded by the coding sequence TTGGATCATGATTTGCGTTACCCGATTGGGCCATTCGTCGTTCCGGATACCATTACAGAAGAACAGCTTGTGGCATGGACTCACGATATTGCTGAACTGCCTTCTCAGCTTCGTCAGGCGGTCGAAGGGCTGGACGAACAACAGTTGAACACGCCTTATCGCGAAGGAGGTTGGACGGTTCGGCAGGTTGTCCATCATTTGGCAGACAGCCATATGAACGGTTATATTCGCTTCAAGCTGGCGCTAACAGAGGATACACCCACGATTAAGCCATATGATGAGGGGCGTTGGGCCGAAATACCGGATGCAAGGGAGCTTCCACTGGAGCCTTCTCTGCAATTGCTGGAAGGGCTGCATGAACGGTGGGTGGTTGTATTGCGTTCGCTGGGGGATGATCAATTACACCGAACGTTTATCCATCCGGAATCGGGTCAGACGATTCGCCTGGAACGAAACATCGGCATCTATGCCTGGCATGGCAAACATCATATAGCTCATATTACTTCCCTAAGAGAACGGAATGCATGGTAA
- a CDS encoding alpha/beta fold hydrolase, producing MREYTFTIAENDGTELFAYRWLPDQRTAVRGIVQISHGMCETSYRYIRLAEKLTASGYGVYANDHIGHGRTAGDSDKLGMPGANAFQRMASGMLDLGEIAAKEFPDQPRFLLGHSMGSFLAQKIMYDDKQQYHGFILSGTNGRRGLLKLGEQVALLQAKLQGMDHRSILLNAMVFGGFNRAFRPVRTAFDWLSRDPDEVDQFVHDPLCGAICTTGFFLDFFRLLQEIHWPSSLEKINPKLPIYIFAGDRDPVGLFGKGVLSLVDMYRSLKLQDVEYRLYPDGRHEMLHETNRDEVMTDIVDWLDRHVNTAASSVSILSGGSETSG from the coding sequence ATGCGGGAATATACCTTCACCATCGCTGAAAATGACGGAACGGAGCTTTTTGCCTACCGATGGCTACCGGATCAGCGTACAGCCGTGCGGGGAATCGTGCAGATTTCGCACGGGATGTGTGAGACGTCCTACCGCTATATTCGCTTGGCTGAGAAGCTTACAGCTTCCGGCTATGGTGTATATGCCAACGATCATATCGGCCACGGACGTACCGCCGGTGATTCTGATAAGCTTGGCATGCCGGGAGCGAATGCATTCCAACGAATGGCAAGCGGTATGCTGGATCTGGGCGAAATTGCGGCCAAGGAGTTTCCGGATCAGCCTCGTTTTTTGCTTGGTCACAGTATGGGATCCTTTTTAGCCCAGAAAATCATGTATGATGATAAGCAGCAGTATCACGGATTTATTTTATCGGGAACGAACGGGCGACGTGGCCTGCTGAAACTTGGAGAACAAGTTGCCCTGCTGCAAGCCAAACTGCAAGGAATGGATCACCGCAGCATACTGCTCAACGCTATGGTCTTCGGCGGGTTTAATCGAGCCTTTCGTCCGGTGCGTACAGCGTTCGACTGGTTATCCCGCGATCCCGATGAAGTAGACCAATTCGTGCATGATCCGTTATGCGGTGCCATCTGCACGACAGGCTTTTTCCTAGATTTTTTCCGGCTTTTGCAGGAAATTCATTGGCCCTCCTCACTCGAAAAAATCAATCCCAAGCTGCCAATCTATATTTTTGCCGGGGATCGTGATCCGGTGGGGTTGTTCGGTAAAGGTGTTCTATCGCTGGTGGATATGTACCGAAGTTTGAAGCTTCAGGATGTAGAATATCGTCTCTATCCTGACGGCCGACATGAGATGCTACATGAAACGAACCGCGACGAGGTCATGACCGATATCGTGGATTGGCTGGATCGTCATGTTAACACAGCAGCGAGCTCCGTTTCTATTTTGTCTGGAGGCTCTGAAACATCCGGTTGA
- a CDS encoding type I phosphomannose isomerase catalytic subunit, producing the protein MLKPYPLQFQPEFKERVWGGRALEQFGLTPPEGHIGEGWMIADHPNGTTTVINGELAGKGLDEIRETYGQDWLGAKGVSEKGGRFPLLIKLLDCNDDLSVQVHPTDDYSGLPAGELGKTEMWYVLDAKPDAKIIYGLTEGVTRDSLRTALESGDILGSLRQVPVEAGDTFFIPAGTVHALCAGVVVAEIQQNSDTTYRLYDYNRPGLDGKPRELHIEDSLNVTSYEEAGATTMKTDGLQPGEWLQLAACEYFVVEKGIVEGSWTLSTTDDSFTILVICEGSGTLTWDNHSSSLSCKAGDCFLLPANLGGYTLNDGMTILRSYLP; encoded by the coding sequence ATGCTAAAGCCATATCCGCTGCAATTTCAACCTGAGTTCAAAGAGAGAGTTTGGGGAGGACGAGCCTTAGAACAATTCGGCTTGACCCCGCCGGAAGGGCATATTGGCGAAGGTTGGATGATTGCAGATCATCCAAATGGAACCACAACGGTCATCAATGGCGAGTTGGCTGGCAAGGGGCTGGATGAAATTCGGGAAACCTACGGGCAGGATTGGCTCGGGGCCAAGGGCGTATCGGAAAAAGGGGGACGTTTTCCGCTTCTGATCAAGCTGCTGGATTGCAATGACGATCTGTCCGTGCAAGTGCATCCGACAGATGATTATTCAGGACTTCCAGCCGGAGAGCTGGGAAAAACTGAAATGTGGTACGTGCTTGATGCCAAGCCGGATGCCAAAATTATTTACGGTTTGACCGAGGGCGTGACCCGGGACAGCCTGCGTACCGCCCTTGAAAGCGGAGACATCCTGGGCAGCTTGCGTCAGGTTCCTGTTGAGGCAGGCGATACATTTTTCATCCCTGCTGGAACCGTACATGCGTTGTGTGCGGGCGTTGTTGTCGCTGAAATTCAGCAAAATTCAGATACCACCTATCGGCTATATGACTACAACCGTCCTGGTCTGGATGGCAAGCCCCGTGAGCTACATATCGAGGATTCCCTCAATGTGACCTCTTATGAGGAGGCTGGTGCAACAACGATGAAGACAGATGGTTTGCAGCCGGGTGAATGGCTTCAACTCGCAGCCTGTGAGTATTTTGTCGTGGAAAAGGGTATCGTAGAAGGAAGCTGGACGCTTTCCACAACTGATGACAGCTTTACCATTCTCGTGATTTGCGAAGGCAGCGGTACATTAACATGGGACAATCATTCGTCGTCTCTCTCCTGCAAAGCCGGAGATTGCTTCCTGCTACCCGCTAATCTGGGTGGTTACACGCTGAATGACGGAATGACTATCCTTAGATCTTATCTTCCTTAA
- a CDS encoding class I SAM-dependent methyltransferase, protein MGFLSVLSYAHQLVAARVQPGDIAIDATVGTGADTLFLAKAVGRRGRVYGFDIQQEALQLTLRRLDEDTSPSLAEVSLLLQGHEQMREAVPDKLHGKVAAVMFNLGYLPSEGADPSVITHTDSTLAALDAALYLLRPRGILTTVLYPGHAGGGEEAEAVLQWASALPVSSGQSIIYRQLQRAASPYVVAVEKK, encoded by the coding sequence ATGGGCTTCCTGTCTGTACTGAGCTATGCTCATCAGTTGGTAGCTGCGCGAGTCCAGCCGGGCGATATCGCTATAGATGCTACAGTCGGCACTGGCGCGGATACACTTTTCCTGGCTAAAGCCGTCGGCAGACGGGGACGTGTCTACGGCTTCGATATCCAGCAGGAGGCGTTGCAGCTTACTCTTCGTCGGCTCGATGAAGACACCTCTCCCTCACTGGCGGAGGTATCGCTATTGCTGCAAGGCCATGAGCAGATGCGGGAGGCCGTCCCCGACAAGCTGCATGGCAAAGTCGCTGCGGTCATGTTTAACCTCGGCTACTTGCCCTCGGAAGGCGCTGATCCGTCTGTTATCACGCATACCGACAGTACACTCGCTGCTCTTGATGCGGCACTGTATCTGCTGCGCCCACGCGGCATTCTGACCACCGTACTGTATCCGGGGCACGCTGGAGGCGGCGAGGAAGCAGAAGCTGTCCTTCAATGGGCCTCCGCCCTCCCGGTATCCAGTGGTCAAAGCATAATTTATCGCCAATTACAACGAGCTGCTTCGCCTTACGTAGTGGCGGTTGAAAAGAAATAA